Genomic DNA from Pelosinus sp. UFO1:
CTGCATACTATTAAAATAAAAAGTAGCTCTCTCCCTCTTTTGCAAGCGCACGCATCTATTGCGAAAAATATCATTGAAATAAGTGTAACTGATCGTATATGCATGCGCTTGTAAAGATCATCAGATTCTTTTTTAAATTTTATTTACCCAAAATCTTTTTTAAATCATCACTTTTTTGCTTAATATTTTCAGCATTAACAATTTCCGTACCAGTATCTATACGTTTTTCAATCGTTTCACCTTTAGCGATTTTAACAGCCGCTTCTACACTTTTAAAACCTATATTATATGGACTTTGTGCTACAGATGCATCCAGTTTTCCAGCACTAATGGAAGCCAATGCATCAGGAGAACCGTCGAAGCCAACCACAATTATTTTCTTCCCAGCATCTTCTAAGGCTTTGGCTGCTCCCAGTGCCATCTCATCATTTGTGGCAAAGACAGCAGCAAATTCCTGTTTACTTTGCAGAATATTTTCAATTACAGTTACTGCCATGGAACGTTCGCTATTAGCAGGCTGCGTTACAGCCACTTCCAAACCTGCAGTTTTTAAACCTTCGATACAGCCGTTGACTCGCTCGTCATGAGTGGGATCACCTAAAGCACCACGCAAAACAACTATTTTTGATCCCTTCGGAAGTTTTTTCCCAAAGTATTCCCCTGCAAGTTTACCACCATTAAAGTTACCAGTACCTACAAAAGAAGCTTTCGCCTCCCACTCTGCATCCGTATCAGCAAGAATCACAGGAATTTTAGAATCTTTGGCTCGATTGAAAACGGGGATGGCACTAGCGGCTTGGGAAGGAGCTACTACTAACGCACTTACTTTCCTAGTTACTTGATCTTCAATCAAAGAAATTTGCCCAGTTACATCCGTCTCTGCATTAGGACCAAGAACTTTTACTTCAACACCATATTTTTCTCCTGCTGCTTTAGCTCCAGATTCTACTATTTTCCAATAATCACTATTTAATGCTTTCACTACTACACCTATTTTCATTTTCTCAGGTTCTTTTTGCGTTTGGGTTTGGGTACTACCACAACCAGTGGCTATAAGAGCAATTATCAAAAACAACGCTACCGCCAAAGGAGTGTACTTTTTCATCCTAACCCCTCTTTTCTCAATTTAATAGTTCCAGAGCTTTAATGATCAGTTTATTTCTATTCTCATTTTCACCTCCTTATCATGATAGTCTTCAGTGTCTATACCATGCTTATTTTTCATGCCTTAACTCTTGCAGCTGCCTTATGGCGCAGTACATCTACATATACTGCAAGGATAATAACAATACCAATAGCAACGGTCTGCATTTCAGCAGAGACACTCAAAAGGTTCAAGCCGTTTCTTAGTACCGCCATAATCATGGAACCAATTAATGTTCCCCAAACGGTACCCTCACCTCCCATAAAACTTGCACCGCCAATAATACATGCTGCAATCGCATCAAATTCATACCCCAAACCAGCTAAAGGGTATGCTGAATTGACTCGCCCGACTAGAACCAGTCCGCCTAAAGCTGCCATTAAGCCACTGATGGTATAAACGATAATTAGAACTTTATCAATGCTTATTCCAGACAAACGCGTTGCTTCCGGATTACCGCCTACGGCATAAATATAGCGCCCAACAGTAGTATAATTAAGAAAAACGTGGAAAAGAGCATACACTACTAATACCAAAATAAAGCTAACCGGTATAGGTCCTACAAAAGATGCCCCCAGAAATTGTATTGATGTCGGGAAATTCGAAATTGGCGAAGCAGCTGTTACAATTAAGGCCAAGCCACGAGCCACATTCATCGTTCCTAATGTAGAAATAAAAGGATGTGGCAGCGACATTTTAGTTAACATAATTCCATTAAGCCACCCAAGAAGTATACCTATACCTAAACACACAAGTACGCCAATGATAGGAGACATTCCCATCTTTACAACAACAATTCCCATCATAACGGTACTCAATGCTAAAATTGAACCAACTGATAAATCAATCCCAGCTGTTAAAATCGTTAATAACATTCCAATCGCAATCAGACTGTTAATAGCTGACTGCCTGGCAACATTCATAATATTATCCATCGTTAAAAAATAAGGAGATGCAAGTGTCAACACAAGGGATAAACCTAATAACCCAAGTAAGGAACCCATTTTTTTTACCAGCTGAAGAAATTGTGTTTTTTGCGCCCCCTCATAACTCTGTACTTCAGGCATGTTTGTATTCATTATTAATACCTCCTGTAGCAGCTTTTAAAATTTTTTCTGGTGTAACTTCTAAACAGGAAAACTCACCTGTTATTTCTCCACTATTCATCACTAAAATGCGATCACTAATTCCCATAACTTCAGGTAATTCAGAAGAAATAACAACCACCGCCGCTCCTTCACCAACCAGACGATTGATAAGATTATAAACCTCGACTTTAGCACCAACATCAATACCACGGGTCGGTTCATCAAAAATAAATATTTTTGCCTTTGAGCACAACCATTTAGCAATTACCACCTTCTGCTGATTACCACCAGATAACAAGCGAGTAGTCATCTTTGGAATAGCAGGGTGAATCTGTAGTTCTCGCATCATTTTATCGACTTCAGCAGTCAACATCTTTTGGTCAATAAAGTAGCCAAACTTGCAAAATTTCTTCAGTCCAGTCAAAGTGGAATTTACAATAATATCATGCATCAGAATCAGTCCTTGACCCTTGCGGTCTTCTGTAAGAAAAGCCATACCGTGTTGAATAGCATCCTTTGGACTATTAATTTCTACCTTTTTCCCAAATATTTCGATAATTCCACTGTCAATTTTATCTGCACCAAAAATCGCCCTTGCTAATTCAGTTCGCCCTGCACCAACTAGTCCCGCAAATCCAATTACCTCTCCTTTATGTAAATCAAAGGACACGTTATTTAGTATTCCTGCTTGATTTAGATTCCTAACCCTTAAAGCGATATCTCCTTTTTGAGTTTGGTGTCTAGGAAATTTTTCTTCCAGAGTACGTCCTACCATTAAGCGAATGATTTTTTCTTCATCCGCTTCACATCGCTCCATCGTTGCAATTTTGTAGCCGTCGCGGATCACTGTAATACGGTCAGCTATGGCCAATACCTCTTCTAACCGATGGGAGATATAAATAACTGCAATACCTTTTTCTCTTAGCTTATGTATGTTTTTCAACAAAACCTCTACTTCGCGGCCTGATAGACTAGACGTTGGCTCATCCATAATAATTAGCTTTGCATTGGCAATTAGTGCACGAGCAATTTCAATCATCTGTTGATACCCCAGCATATATTCACTAGCTGACTTAGTCACATCAATATCAATCCCAAGTTCCAGTAAAGCACGTTTCGCCAAATGATTCATTTTATGATAATCTAGTAACCCGACTCTTGGAATTCGTAACTCCCGACCTAAAAAAATGTTTTCTGTAACAGTCATATTAGGGACTATACTTAATTCTTGATAAATTGCTGTAATACCTAAAGAAAATGATTCTTTTGTATTATTAAACTGAACGACTTTATCTTCACAAAACATCTCACCATCATTACTCTGATACACACCGGTTAGTATTTTGATAAACGTGGATTTTCCCGCTCCATTTTCACCGCAAAGAGCATGAATTTCACCATTTTTGATATCCAAACTGACGTCTGTCAAGGCATTCACACCAGGAAACCTTTTACAGATTCCTTTGAGACTTAAAAAGTATTCACTCATGCTTAACCCTCCCAATACATCTAATGCTTTAAAGCAATAAATCATCAACTACGTTATTACATATCAGCCGTTTCCTGTATATCCTTGCAAGCTTTTTATGTATACCTAGCGGAATAAATGTATTATAAACCAAAGGTATTTTTGATTTCAGCTATTGTAACGGGTCTATTTTCATCCAAAGATTTCTTAGCAGCTAATCCTATAATAACCGGCTCT
This window encodes:
- a CDS encoding sugar ABC transporter substrate-binding protein; translated protein: MKKYTPLAVALFLIIALIATGCGSTQTQTQKEPEKMKIGVVVKALNSDYWKIVESGAKAAGEKYGVEVKVLGPNAETDVTGQISLIEDQVTRKVSALVVAPSQAASAIPVFNRAKDSKIPVILADTDAEWEAKASFVGTGNFNGGKLAGEYFGKKLPKGSKIVVLRGALGDPTHDERVNGCIEGLKTAGLEVAVTQPANSERSMAVTVIENILQSKQEFAAVFATNDEMALGAAKALEDAGKKIIVVGFDGSPDALASISAGKLDASVAQSPYNIGFKSVEAAVKIAKGETIEKRIDTGTEIVNAENIKQKSDDLKKILGK
- a CDS encoding ABC transporter permease translates to MNTNMPEVQSYEGAQKTQFLQLVKKMGSLLGLLGLSLVLTLASPYFLTMDNIMNVARQSAINSLIAIGMLLTILTAGIDLSVGSILALSTVMMGIVVVKMGMSPIIGVLVCLGIGILLGWLNGIMLTKMSLPHPFISTLGTMNVARGLALIVTAASPISNFPTSIQFLGASFVGPIPVSFILVLVVYALFHVFLNYTTVGRYIYAVGGNPEATRLSGISIDKVLIIVYTISGLMAALGGLVLVGRVNSAYPLAGLGYEFDAIAACIIGGASFMGGEGTVWGTLIGSMIMAVLRNGLNLLSVSAEMQTVAIGIVIILAVYVDVLRHKAAARVKA
- a CDS encoding sugar ABC transporter ATP-binding protein, which gives rise to MSEYFLSLKGICKRFPGVNALTDVSLDIKNGEIHALCGENGAGKSTFIKILTGVYQSNDGEMFCEDKVVQFNNTKESFSLGITAIYQELSIVPNMTVTENIFLGRELRIPRVGLLDYHKMNHLAKRALLELGIDIDVTKSASEYMLGYQQMIEIARALIANAKLIIMDEPTSSLSGREVEVLLKNIHKLREKGIAVIYISHRLEEVLAIADRITVIRDGYKIATMERCEADEEKIIRLMVGRTLEEKFPRHQTQKGDIALRVRNLNQAGILNNVSFDLHKGEVIGFAGLVGAGRTELARAIFGADKIDSGIIEIFGKKVEINSPKDAIQHGMAFLTEDRKGQGLILMHDIIVNSTLTGLKKFCKFGYFIDQKMLTAEVDKMMRELQIHPAIPKMTTRLLSGGNQQKVVIAKWLCSKAKIFIFDEPTRGIDVGAKVEVYNLINRLVGEGAAVVVISSELPEVMGISDRILVMNSGEITGEFSCLEVTPEKILKAATGGINNEYKHA